A DNA window from Ranitomeya imitator isolate aRanImi1 chromosome 2, aRanImi1.pri, whole genome shotgun sequence contains the following coding sequences:
- the LOC138662706 gene encoding uncharacterized protein, with protein MNYRNLSNIKPIPLTPTSLLPLSGALWNARSICNKLHVIHDLFLSRNLAFLGLTETWLTPSDTASPAALWYRGLHFTHTPRPGNKHGGGVGLLLSPNCTFNPIPPLPSLILPSFEVHSVRIYSPTNLQVAIIYRPPGPATAFIDQFSTWLLHFLSADIPTIIMGDFNIPIDTLQLTASKLLSLTSSFGLTQWSSAATHIDGHTLDLVFTRLCSLSNFTTSPLPLSDHHLLTFSSLSSPPVIHVQQNAHPRRNLAHLDTHTLSASIRRLATISSLHDTDSATLASAIDTVAPLVHGRVRRINRQPWHNNTTKKLRQVSRVAELRWKKTHLQDDFIAFKQTTLAFNPRTHIGGLLGPHAYIFAIICKITLVRILKLQVFLKYVVVDNIQLFI; from the coding sequence atgaactaccgcaatctttccaacataaaacccatacccctgacgcccacctccctgctccctctctctggagcactctggaatgcccgctcaatctgcaataagcttcacgtgattcacgacctttttctctctcgcaatcttgccttccttggcctcacagaaacatggctaacaccctctgacaccgcctcccctgctgcgctgtggtatagaggcctccacttcacccacacccctcgacccggcaacaaacatggtggaggagtgggtcttctcctttctcctaactgcacctttaacccaatcccacctctaccctcccttatcctcccctcttttgaagtccattctgtccgcatctactctcccactaacctccaagtggccatcatataccgaccccctggcccggccactgcctttattgaccaattctccacctggcttcttcactttctctctgctgacattcccaccatcatcatgggtgacttcaacatccccatcgatACTCTTCAgttaacagcctccaaacttctgtcccttacctcatcctttggacttactcagtggtcctccgcagccacccacatagacggacatacattagacctggtattcacccgtctctgctctctatctaacttcaccacctcccctctccctctatccgaccaccatctgctcaccttctcatctctGTCCTCCCCaccagtcatccatgtccagcaaaatgcgcacccccgcagaaaccttgcacacctagacacccacacactctctgcctCTATCCGAAGACTAGctaccatatcctcactccacgacacagacagtgccactcttgcatcagctattgacacagttgcccctctcgtacatggcagagtgcgacgtatcaatagacaaccttggcacaataacaccactaaaaagctccggcaagtgtccagggttgcggagcttcgttggaagaaaacacacctgcaagacgacttcattgcattcaaacagacaACACTTgcttttaaccctagaacgcatattgggggccttttaggcccccatgcttacatttttgctattatctgcaaaattactttagttagaattttgaaactccaggtattcctcaagtatgtcgttgttgataatatccagttgttcatataa